The Phycisphaeraceae bacterium genome has a window encoding:
- a CDS encoding SRPBCC family protein: protein MNHRPEINPALDLVLERFVDVRPELVWKAWTEPEHLKRWFTPKPWTTVDCRIDLRPGGVFSTTMRSPDGKVMPPGVGCFLEVVRERRLVWTDALGPGYRPSNTPFMTAMILLEPEGAGTRYTAIAMHSDEAARKRHEDMGFHHGWSAALDQLVALAGEM from the coding sequence ATGAATCATCGCCCTGAAATCAACCCCGCGCTCGATCTGGTGCTGGAGCGCTTCGTCGATGTCCGGCCCGAACTGGTCTGGAAGGCCTGGACCGAACCGGAGCACCTGAAGCGCTGGTTCACCCCCAAGCCGTGGACCACGGTCGATTGCCGGATCGACCTGCGCCCGGGCGGCGTGTTCAGCACCACCATGCGCTCTCCTGATGGAAAGGTGATGCCGCCGGGCGTCGGGTGTTTTCTGGAAGTCGTCCGGGAGCGGCGTCTCGTGTGGACGGACGCCCTCGGGCCGGGCTATCGACCGTCGAACACCCCGTTCATGACCGCCATGATCCTCCTCGAACCGGAAGGCGCGGGCACGCGTTACACCGCGATCGCCATGCACTCCGACGAAGCAGCCCGGAAGAGGCACGAGGACATGGGTTTTCACCACGGCTGGAGCGCGGCCCTCGACCAGCTCGTCGCCCTCGCCGGGGAGATGTG